A single Triticum dicoccoides isolate Atlit2015 ecotype Zavitan chromosome 2A, WEW_v2.0, whole genome shotgun sequence DNA region contains:
- the LOC119355469 gene encoding F-box protein At1g70590-like: MDAASRTWPPPNPSPAPFSSRLRASSDPHRRRRRRHSKKPKPEPPAPPPKNAPVCSGADFESLPPELLHRALSAAGAADVSAASRACRSWRDALQPLREAAALHAHGRRLKHGSAVPAGLDGERREAARQSALGLFKRAARLGSAAAMVDAGLMCWEEGQREEAVGYYQAASELGHPVGMCNLGVSYLEADPPQAEEAVRWFYPAASAGNVRAQYNLALCLQNGKGIKRNQREAAKWYLRAAEGGNVRAMYNVSLCYGFGEGFTPDPVRAKKWLQLAADCGHRKALYESGIKLCAAGDKIRSLMYLELATRHGESAASHMRDVILESLSPANAQRALSDADKWRPKSLSARR, from the exons ATGGACGCCGCGAGCCGCACCTGGCCGCCGCCCAACCCCTCGCCGGCGCCCTTCTCCTCCCGGCTCCGCGCGTCCTCGGACCcccaccgccgccggcgccgccgccactCCAAGAAGCCCAAGCCGGAGCCGCCGGCTCCCCCGCCCAAGAACGCCCCCGTCTGCTCCGGCGCGGACTTCGAGTCCCTCCCGCCGGAGCTCCTCCACCGGGCGCTGTCCGCGGCCGGCGCCGCCGACGTCTCGGCCGCCAGCCGTGCGTGCCGCTCGTGGCGAGACGCGCTGCAGCCGCTccgcgaggcggcggcgctgcacgCGCACGGGCGCCGCCTCAAGCACGGCTCCGCCGTTCCCGCCGGACTCGACGGCGAGAGGCGCGAGGCGGCGAGGCAGAGCGCGCTGGGTCTCTTCAAGCGGGCGGCGAGGCTGGGGTCCGCGGCTGCCATGGTGGACGCCGGGCTGATGTGCTGGGAGGAGGGGCAACGGGAGGAGGCGGTGGGGTACTACCAGGCGGCGTCGGAGCTGGGACACCCTGTCGGCATGTGCAATCTCGGAGTGTCCTACCTCGAAG CTGATCCACCCCAGGCCGAGGAAGCTGTTAGATGGTTTTATCCAGCTGCATCCGCAGGCAATGTTCGTGCCCAGTACAACCTAGCCCTCTGCTTGCAGAATGGAAAAGGAATCAAGCGTAATCAACGGGAAGCT GCAAAGTGGTACTTACGAGCTGCAGAAGGAGGGAATGTACGAGCCATGTATAATGTTTCCTTGTGTTATGGCTTTGGTGAAGGGTTTACACCGGATCCAGTGCGTGCAAAGAAGTGGCTGCAACTAGCTGCTGATTGTGGTCACAGAAAGGCTCTTTATGAGTCTGGTATTAAACTCTGTGCG GCAGGAGACAAGATCAGGTCTCTTATGTATCTAGAGCTGGCAACACGCCATGGAGAAAGTGCCGCCTCACATATGAGAGATGTAATACTTGAATCACTCTCTCCTGCGAATGCCCAACGTGCCCTTTCAGATGCTGATAAATGGCGACCGAAATCTCTCTCTGCCAGAAGATGA
- the LOC119355470 gene encoding copper methylamine oxidase-like — translation MASAQEKAALCCGGPARDAPRAAIAAPGKAVSMSAAAAGGSAAGGGAVMDDIASAAQPTTAKASSKGIPIMTRAQRFHPLDPLSAAEIAVAVATVRAAGKSPEERDSMRFVEAVLLEPEKNVVALADAYFFPPFQPSLLPRTKGSAVIPSRLPPRRAKLVVYNRHSNETTIWIVELSEVHAATRGGHHRGKVISSELVPDVQPAMDAMEYAECEATVKNYPPFVEAMKKRGVDDMELVMVDAWCAGYYSDADAPSRRLARPLIFCRTESDSPMENGYARPVEGIHVVVDMQNNIVIEFEDRKFVPLPPPDHLRNYTPGETRGGVDRSDVKPLIINQPEGPSFRINGYFVEWQKWNFRIGFTPKEGLVIYSVAYVDGSRGRRPIAHRLSFVEMVVPYGDPSEPHYRKNAFDAGEDGLGKNAHSLKKGCDCLGYIKYFDAHFTNFTGHVETIENCVCLHEEDHGILWKHQDWRTGLAEVRRSRRLTVSFICTVANYEYGFYWHFYQDGKIEAEVKLTGILSLGALMPGESRKYGTTIAPSLYAPVHQHFFVARMDMAVDCKPNEAHNQVVEVNVKVESAGTNNVHNNAFYAEEKILKSELQAMRDCDPSSARHWIVRNTRAVNRTGQPTGFRLVPGSNCLPFALPEAKFLRRAGFLKHNLWVTPYKSDEKFPGGEFPNQNPRLHEGLATWVKKDRPLEETDIVLWYVFGLTHIPRLEDWPVMPVERIGFMLMPHGFFNCSPAVDVPPGTSDAADVKEAESPKAIQNGSLVSKL, via the exons ATGGCCTCAGCTCAGGAAAAGGCGGCGCTCTGCTGCGGGGGCCCCGCGCGCGATGCCCCCAGGGCGGCGATCGCCGCGCCCGGGAAGGCGGTCTCCATGTCCGCGGCCGCCGCCGGCGGTTCCGCTGCCGGGGGCGGCGCCGTGATGGACGACATCGCGTCCGCGGCCCAGCCCACTACCGCCAAGGCCTCCTCTAAAG GGATACCCATAATGACGAGAGCTCAAAGATTCCACCCTTTGGACCCATTATCTGCTGCCGAAATTGCAGTGGCTGTTGCAACTGTAAGAGCCGCTGGAAAATCTCCTGAG GAACGTGACAGCATGCGTTTTGTTGAAGCTGTGCTACTGGAACCAGAAAAGAATGTTGTAGCATTAGCCGATGCCTACTTTTTCCCGCCGTTCCAACCATCACTGCTCCCTAGAACCAAAGGCTCTGCCGTCATTCCGAGCAGGTTACCTCCCAGGAGGGCTAAGCTTGTTGTCTACAATAGACATTCAAATGAGACTACCATTTGGATAGTAGAACTATCTGAAGTGCATGCAGCTACTAGAGGTGGACATCACAGAGGGAAGGTGATATCATCTGAACTTGTTCCAGATGTACAGCCTGCAATG GATGCTATGGAATATGCTGAGTGTGAAGCTACTGTCAAAAATTATCCTCCATTTGTTGAAGCTATGAAGAAAAGAGGTGTGGACGACATGGAACTTGTCATGGTAGATGCCTG GTGTGCTGGCTACTACAGTGATGCTGATGCTCCCAGTCGCAGACTTGCCAGGCCTCTAATCTTTTGCCGAACTGAGAGTGATAGTCCCATGGAGAATGGTTATGCTCGTCCTGTGGAAGGGATCCATGTTGTTGTTGATATGCAGAATAATATTGTCATAGAGTTTGAAGACAGGAAGTTTGTTCCACTGCCCCCACCAGATCATTTGAGAAACTACACTCCTGGAGAAACTAGAGGTGGTGTTGATCGAAGTGATGTGAAACCTCTTATTATCAATCAGCCTGAGGGCCCAAGCTTCCGTATTAATGGCTATTTTGTGGAATGGCAGAAG TGGAATTTCCGTATTGGCTTCACCCCTAAAGAGGGTTTGGTCATCTACTCTGTTGCATATGTTGATGGTAGCCGTGGACGTAGACCTATAGCTCATAGGCTGAGCTTTGTTGAGATGGTTGTTCCTTATGGAGACCCAAGTGAACCACATTATCGCAAAAATGCTTTCGATGCTggagaagatggacttggcaaaaaTGCTCATTCTCTTAAGAAG GGGTGTGATTGCTTGGGTTACATCAAGTATTTTGATGCACACTTCACGAACTTTACCGGTCATGTGGAGACAATTGAGAACTGTGTGTGTCTCCACGAGGAGGACCATGGAATCCTTTGGAAACACCAAGATTGGAGAACTGGTTTAGCAGAAGTTAGGCGATCAAGGAGGCTCACGGTGTCGTTTATCTGCACAGTTGCCAACTATGAATATGGTTTTTACTGGCACTTTTATCAG gatggtaagatAGAAGCTGAAGTAAAACTTACTGGAATTCTGAGTTTGGGAGCTCTGATGCCTGGGGAATCAAGGAAATATGGTACAACTATTGCTCCTAGTCTGTATGCACCTGTCCACCAGCATTTCTTTGTTGCCCGTATGGACATGGCTGTTGATTGCAAACCTAACGAAGCTCATAATCAG GTGGTTGAAGTGAATGTCAAAGTCGAAAGTGCAGGCACAAATAATGTGCACAACAATGCTTTCTATGCTGAAGAAAAAATACTGAAATCCGAGTTGCAAGCAATGAGAGATTGTGACCCTTCATCTGCGCGACATTGGATT GTTAGGAACACAAGGGCTGTAAATCGTACCGGACAACCAACTGGTTTCAGACTCGTGCCTGGTTCAAACTGTTTGCCATTTGCTCTGCCCGAGGCAAAGTTTCTTCGAAGAGCAGGGTTCCTAAAGCACAATCTTTGGGTGACACCATACAAGAGCGATGAGAAGTTTCCTGGAGGGGAGTTCCCCAACCAGAATCCACGTCTTCACGAGGGTTTGGCTACTTGGGTGAAGAAGGATAGACCCTTGGAGGAAACTGACATCGTCCTCTG GTATGTATTTGGGCTCACCCACATCCCAAGGCTTGAAGACTGGCCGGTCATGCCGGTGGAACGCATCGGCTTCATGCTCATG CCACATGGATTCTTCAACTGCTCGCCTGCTGTTGACGTGCCTCCTGGCACTTCTGATGCCGCCGATGTCAAGGAAGCAGAGTCGCCTAAAGCCATCCAGAACGGCAGCCTTGTTTCCAAGCTCTGA